Proteins encoded together in one Prevotella scopos JCM 17725 window:
- a CDS encoding four helix bundle protein produces the protein MNTHKDLIVWQKAMELVLEVYKATKTYPREELFGLASQMRRAVVSIPSNIAEGYGRIHTRETERFLSIALGSACELETQLILSKDLGYISTELAQQLCDKTQGIIRMLTSLIKTLNK, from the coding sequence ATGAATACTCACAAGGATTTGATCGTCTGGCAGAAAGCAATGGAACTTGTCTTAGAAGTATATAAGGCAACAAAGACATATCCACGGGAAGAACTATTTGGATTAGCTTCCCAAATGCGTAGAGCCGTTGTATCAATTCCCTCGAACATAGCAGAAGGCTATGGCAGAATCCATACTCGTGAAACTGAGAGATTCCTTAGTATAGCATTAGGTTCTGCGTGTGAGTTAGAAACTCAATTGATTCTATCGAAAGACTTAGGGTATATCTCGACAGAACTTGCACAGCAACTATGCGATAAAACCCAAGGTATAATCAGAATGTTGACATCATTGATTAAGACTCTGAACAAATAA
- a CDS encoding porin → MKKTLLCTCLLALSLGANAQDNHGYGINDSRFKSLAEEVAHLKKSNDMFNVYINYAANAQVVSDADHQWSTGFTNKHLRLEVKGNLTDKLYYRLCHRLNNTTEARSEDNLAKATDIMMIGYKFSDKFRLEAGKVCQSLGGFEVDENPVYIYQFSDMTGSMDCYMAGVTAVYKPVPSQEFVLGITNSHNEKFSEVYGNNAVSIEGDGTYSRLLEKPRNPLAYCLNWNGSFLNDRLHTRWSWGIQGEAKHKYSRILILGQKLQLDRLQCYFDYMAQNDGIDRLGIATNELGSSFSGYTGNVWMSDIHYNSFVTKLNWQFVSRWNLMLKGMYETASVTKIDRFKDFRKSYGYVGSVEYYPVKSQDLRVFLAYVGKKVTYKDGVGLDKYNTNRIELGFMYRIKAY, encoded by the coding sequence ATGAAGAAGACGCTGTTGTGTACCTGTTTGCTTGCTCTTTCTCTTGGTGCAAACGCACAGGACAACCACGGTTATGGTATCAATGATAGTCGGTTTAAGTCGCTTGCTGAAGAGGTAGCGCACCTAAAGAAAAGCAATGATATGTTTAATGTCTACATCAACTATGCTGCTAATGCGCAGGTAGTATCGGATGCAGACCACCAGTGGAGTACAGGTTTCACGAATAAGCACCTCCGTTTAGAAGTCAAAGGTAACCTAACCGATAAGCTCTACTATCGTTTGTGTCATCGTCTGAACAATACAACAGAGGCGAGAAGTGAGGATAATCTTGCTAAGGCAACCGATATCATGATGATTGGTTATAAGTTCTCTGATAAGTTCCGCCTTGAAGCTGGAAAGGTTTGTCAGAGTCTTGGCGGTTTTGAAGTGGATGAAAATCCTGTCTATATCTATCAGTTCTCTGATATGACGGGCTCTATGGATTGTTATATGGCAGGTGTTACAGCCGTATATAAGCCTGTTCCGTCACAGGAGTTTGTACTTGGTATTACCAATTCTCACAACGAAAAGTTCAGTGAGGTATATGGTAATAATGCCGTATCCATCGAGGGTGATGGCACATATAGCAGACTGTTGGAGAAGCCACGTAACCCACTTGCTTACTGTCTGAACTGGAATGGAAGTTTTCTGAACGACAGATTGCATACACGTTGGTCATGGGGAATACAAGGAGAGGCGAAACATAAGTATAGTCGTATTCTCATCTTAGGACAGAAACTACAGTTAGACAGACTGCAATGTTACTTTGATTACATGGCTCAAAACGATGGAATCGACCGTTTGGGCATAGCGACAAACGAATTGGGGAGTTCATTCTCTGGATATACTGGTAATGTATGGATGAGTGATATACATTATAATTCCTTCGTAACAAAGCTCAACTGGCAGTTTGTCTCACGCTGGAATCTGATGCTGAAAGGAATGTATGAGACAGCAAGTGTCACAAAGATTGACCGCTTCAAGGACTTCCGCAAGAGCTATGGCTATGTGGGTAGTGTGGAGTATTACCCTGTCAAGAGTCAAGACCTCCGTGTCTTCTTAGCCTATGTGGGTAAGAAAGTAACCTATAAGGATGGTGTAGGCTTGGATAAGTACAATACTAATCGCATCGAATTGGGCTTTATGTACAGAATCAAGGCCTATTAA
- a CDS encoding succinate dehydrogenase/fumarate reductase iron-sulfur subunit, translating to MARNISFTIKYWKQNGPQDQGHFDTHEMKNIPDDTSFLEMLDILNEELIEAGDEPFVFDHDCREGICGMCSLYINGTPHGKTERGATTCQLYMRRFNDGDVITVEPWRSAGFPVIKDCMVDRTAFDKIIQAGGYTSIRTGQAQDANAILISKDNADEAMDCATCIGCGACVAACKNGSAMLFVSSKVSQLALLPQGKPEAAKRAKAMVAKMDEVGFGNCTNTRACEAVCPKNEKIANIARLNREFIKAKFAD from the coding sequence ATGGCAAGAAATATATCATTCACAATTAAGTATTGGAAGCAGAACGGTCCACAGGATCAGGGTCATTTCGATACACATGAGATGAAGAACATCCCAGATGATACCTCATTCCTTGAGATGCTCGATATCCTCAACGAGGAACTTATTGAGGCTGGTGATGAGCCTTTCGTCTTTGACCACGACTGCCGCGAGGGTATTTGCGGTATGTGTTCACTCTATATCAATGGTACTCCACATGGTAAGACTGAGCGTGGTGCAACAACCTGTCAGCTTTATATGCGTCGTTTCAACGATGGTGATGTTATCACTGTTGAGCCATGGCGTTCAGCTGGTTTCCCAGTAATCAAGGACTGTATGGTAGACCGTACAGCATTCGATAAGATTATTCAGGCTGGTGGTTACACATCAATCCGTACTGGTCAGGCACAGGATGCTAACGCTATTCTTATCTCTAAGGACAATGCTGATGAGGCTATGGACTGTGCAACATGTATCGGTTGTGGTGCTTGTGTTGCTGCATGTAAGAATGGTTCTGCTATGCTCTTCGTTTCATCTAAGGTAAGCCAGTTGGCTCTCTTGCCACAGGGTAAGCCTGAGGCTGCTAAGCGTGCTAAGGCAATGGTTGCTAAGATGGACGAGGTTGGCTTCGGTAACTGTACCAACACCCGTGCTTGCGAGGCTGTTTGTCCTAAGAATGAGAAGATTGCTAACATCGCTCGTTTGAACCGTGAGTTCATCAAGGCAAAGTTTGCTGATTAA
- the dapB gene encoding 4-hydroxy-tetrahydrodipicolinate reductase — protein MKIALIGYGKMGHMIEQIALERGHEIVSIIDVDNIEDFDSPAFASADVAIEFTNPTAAFANYQRAFAHNVKVVSGSTGWMQEHKAEVERMCTEGGQTLFWASNFSIGVAIFSAVNRYLAKIMNGFPQYNVEMEEVHHVHKLDAPSGTAITLAEEILNNLDRKDKWVKGFQHAADGTESGSNEVAANELPIASIRRDEVPGIHSISYDSEADKITITHDAHSRKGFALGAVLAAEYTKDHTGLLTTSDLFKF, from the coding sequence ATGAAAATAGCATTGATAGGCTACGGCAAGATGGGGCATATGATAGAACAGATAGCCCTTGAGCGTGGCCACGAAATCGTAAGTATTATTGATGTTGACAATATAGAGGACTTCGATTCTCCTGCCTTTGCATCGGCTGATGTAGCCATTGAATTTACAAATCCTACGGCTGCCTTTGCTAATTATCAGCGTGCTTTTGCGCATAATGTGAAAGTTGTCAGTGGCTCTACGGGCTGGATGCAAGAGCATAAGGCTGAGGTTGAGCGTATGTGTACCGAAGGAGGGCAGACTTTGTTCTGGGCAAGTAACTTCTCTATTGGCGTTGCTATTTTCTCAGCTGTCAACCGTTATTTGGCAAAGATAATGAATGGTTTCCCACAGTATAACGTTGAGATGGAGGAAGTACACCATGTTCACAAACTTGATGCACCATCAGGAACAGCCATAACCCTTGCAGAAGAGATTCTTAACAACCTTGACCGCAAAGATAAGTGGGTGAAGGGCTTCCAGCACGCAGCTGATGGTACGGAGTCGGGTAGCAATGAGGTTGCAGCCAACGAGTTGCCTATCGCGTCTATCCGTCGCGACGAAGTGCCCGGTATTCATAGCATCAGTTATGACTCTGAGGCTGATAAGATCACCATTACTCACGATGCTCACAGCCGTAAGGGCTTTGCCCTCGGTGCAGTCTTGGCAGCTGAATATACCAAAGACCATACTGGCTTGCTTACAACGAGCGATTTATTTAAGTTTTAA
- the dprA gene encoding DNA-processing protein DprA, whose product MEALNSILLTRLTRFNLSELAELYKRAGSATAVIEHKRDIREILPEASTHLIQALKDIDSLREWAEQELEYDRLHHIEPICMNDERYPQRLKECPDAPIQLYYLGNADLNNRHVINIIGTRHCTTYGQDIIRSFVRELKALCPDVLIFSGLAYGVDIHAHRSALENGFETIGVLAHGLDDIYPRGHRDTALKMIEQGGLLSEYTTHTQPVARNFVQRNRIVAGCADATILVESAAKGGGLITCSIARSYGREVFAFPGSVHSDYSEGCNNLIRDNGAALITSATDFVKTMGWDEDIKLGQAQQRGIERTLFPDLSSEEEAIVRVLAKNNDLQINLLSIQANIPISRLTGLLFTLEMKGVIRAMAGGCYHLLA is encoded by the coding sequence ATGGAAGCCTTAAACTCAATCCTACTGACCCGACTTACTCGCTTTAACCTCAGCGAATTGGCTGAACTTTACAAGCGAGCAGGCTCTGCTACGGCTGTCATAGAACATAAAAGAGACATCAGAGAGATTCTTCCTGAAGCCTCAACGCATCTCATACAAGCCTTGAAAGACATTGATAGCCTGAGAGAATGGGCTGAACAAGAATTAGAATACGACCGTCTGCATCACATTGAGCCTATCTGTATGAATGATGAACGCTATCCGCAACGGCTCAAAGAGTGCCCAGATGCACCTATCCAACTCTATTATCTCGGTAATGCTGACCTCAACAATCGACACGTTATCAATATTATCGGCACACGACACTGCACCACCTACGGGCAAGATATTATCCGTTCGTTTGTCAGAGAACTGAAAGCTCTTTGCCCTGATGTACTCATCTTCAGCGGATTAGCATACGGTGTGGACATCCATGCACATCGATCAGCCTTAGAGAATGGCTTTGAAACCATCGGTGTATTGGCACACGGCCTTGATGATATCTATCCACGTGGACACAGAGATACGGCCCTAAAAATGATTGAACAAGGTGGATTGCTGTCGGAATATACCACGCATACGCAGCCCGTTGCCCGCAACTTCGTACAGCGCAACCGTATCGTGGCAGGTTGTGCAGATGCAACAATCCTCGTAGAATCGGCTGCGAAGGGTGGAGGACTTATCACCTGCAGTATCGCTCGTAGCTATGGACGAGAAGTATTTGCCTTCCCTGGCTCTGTTCATTCGGATTATAGCGAGGGCTGTAATAACCTTATTCGTGACAATGGGGCAGCCCTCATCACATCAGCTACAGACTTTGTGAAGACGATGGGATGGGATGAGGATATCAAATTGGGGCAGGCACAACAACGAGGAATTGAACGAACGCTTTTCCCTGATTTGTCTTCAGAAGAGGAAGCTATCGTTCGCGTGCTCGCTAAAAACAATGACTTGCAGATTAATCTCTTGTCGATTCAAGCGAATATTCCTATCTCAAGGCTCACAGGACTCCTCTTTACACTAGAAATGAAAGGGGTAATTAGGGCTATGGCTGGCGGTTGTTATCATCTTTTAGCATAG
- a CDS encoding acyl-CoA thioesterase yields MEKKKYIFETRLDVRDYECDIQGIVNNANYLHYTEHTRHRFLKSLGVSFSELHAKGVDAVVARMQLTYKVPFTCDDEIISRMSLKKNGLRWVFSHDLFRASDERLCFHADVDLVTLINGRLGSSKEYDEAFARVL; encoded by the coding sequence ATGGAAAAGAAGAAATACATTTTTGAGACAAGACTAGATGTTCGCGACTATGAGTGCGACATCCAAGGTATCGTTAACAATGCAAACTATCTGCATTACACCGAGCATACACGCCATAGATTCCTCAAATCATTGGGTGTTAGTTTCTCTGAACTACACGCAAAGGGCGTTGATGCTGTTGTAGCACGTATGCAACTCACTTATAAAGTGCCGTTTACATGTGACGATGAGATTATCTCACGTATGTCATTAAAGAAGAACGGACTGCGCTGGGTGTTCTCTCACGACCTCTTCCGTGCCAGTGATGAACGCCTCTGTTTCCATGCAGATGTAGACCTTGTGACGCTCATCAATGGTAGATTGGGCAGTAGCAAGGAATACGATGAAGCGTTTGCAAGAGTATTGTAA
- the lepB gene encoding signal peptidase I → MIDKEKAALNPKKQWAKFICVLVLYLLFLFWVKSWWGLLVVPFIFDVYITKKIRWQWWKDSEGPIRFIMGWVDALVFALVAVYFINLFFFQNYVIPSSSLEKSLLTGDYLFVSKVSYGPRIPETPLTMPLTQHTLPIINTKSYISWPHWDYRRVKGLGKVQLNDIVVFNFPAGDTIMSEPAYQGNDYYYDVYTMGTNFLAQQNPNINLSAMNTLQQRAFFDKAYATGRAYIVRNIGTYGALEWRPTDRRENYVKRCVGLPGQTLQIKDKIVYVDGKANKEPEKVEYTYFIKFKNISVSDFIGERYDELRKDLEISDEDVQTLSRLKGYDLSQGNVLNKDILSYDGYMPLTKRAVAELKRQGIVQSIRPVTDKDLYSGLIYPLNGFTGWTRDNYGPIWIPAKGKSIKLTLENLPVYERCIKVYEGNDLQVKNGKIYINGKPANSYTFKMDYYWMMGDNRHNSADSRFWGFVPEDHVVGKPIFIWWSSDPDRKGFGGIRWHRLFNWVDNIK, encoded by the coding sequence ATGATTGATAAAGAAAAAGCAGCCCTGAATCCAAAGAAGCAATGGGCAAAGTTTATTTGTGTTCTTGTACTCTACCTCCTTTTCCTGTTCTGGGTAAAGAGTTGGTGGGGATTGTTAGTAGTTCCATTTATCTTTGATGTGTATATCACAAAGAAGATTCGTTGGCAGTGGTGGAAGGATTCTGAAGGACCTATCCGCTTCATTATGGGATGGGTAGATGCACTGGTCTTCGCATTGGTAGCAGTGTATTTCATCAATCTTTTCTTCTTCCAGAACTACGTTATTCCTTCTTCTTCGCTTGAGAAGTCGCTCCTTACGGGCGATTACCTCTTTGTGTCGAAGGTAAGCTATGGTCCTCGTATTCCTGAGACACCATTGACAATGCCGCTGACACAGCACACCTTGCCTATTATTAATACTAAGAGTTACATCTCTTGGCCACATTGGGACTACCGTCGTGTGAAGGGTTTGGGTAAGGTACAGCTCAATGATATCGTTGTATTCAACTTCCCTGCAGGTGATACGATCATGAGTGAACCTGCTTATCAGGGCAATGATTACTATTATGATGTCTATACAATGGGTACGAACTTCCTTGCACAACAGAACCCAAATATCAATCTGTCAGCGATGAATACACTCCAACAGCGTGCTTTCTTCGATAAGGCATACGCTACGGGTAGAGCTTATATTGTGAGAAATATAGGTACCTACGGAGCGTTGGAATGGCGTCCTACTGACCGTCGTGAGAACTATGTGAAGCGTTGTGTAGGTCTTCCTGGACAGACCTTGCAGATTAAGGACAAGATTGTTTATGTCGACGGAAAGGCAAATAAGGAGCCAGAGAAAGTCGAATATACCTATTTTATAAAGTTTAAAAACATCTCCGTTTCTGATTTCATTGGAGAACGTTATGACGAACTTCGTAAGGATTTAGAAATCAGTGATGAGGATGTACAGACGCTCAGTCGTCTGAAAGGATATGACTTGAGCCAAGGTAACGTGCTTAATAAGGATATTCTGTCTTATGATGGTTATATGCCATTGACCAAGAGAGCGGTTGCTGAGCTGAAGCGTCAGGGTATTGTACAGTCTATCCGTCCTGTAACAGACAAGGATCTCTACTCTGGGCTTATCTATCCGCTCAATGGTTTTACTGGCTGGACACGCGATAACTATGGTCCTATTTGGATTCCAGCAAAGGGCAAGTCGATTAAGTTGACATTAGAGAACCTCCCTGTTTATGAGCGTTGTATCAAGGTTTATGAGGGCAACGACTTACAGGTTAAGAACGGAAAGATATATATTAATGGTAAGCCAGCTAATAGTTATACCTTTAAGATGGACTACTATTGGATGATGGGTGACAACCGTCACAACTCTGCCGACAGTCGTTTCTGGGGCTTTGTACCAGAGGATCACGTTGTAGGTAAGCCTATCTTTATCTGGTGGTCAAGCGATCCAGATCGTAAGGGCTTTGGTGGAATCCGCTGGCACAGACTGTTTAACTGGGTGGATAATATAAAGTAG
- a CDS encoding DUF4294 domain-containing protein — MSKRLLFTLGTLLLLSTAATAQDHINPEDRMVDMDSPTFVPMVHIGKAKVGADSIQYVKTNKIYVFPPLEFKNKAQETAYYRLVYNIKKVLPIAKECNQIILETGAYLETIPTKKERDEHMKKVEKEIWNTYKPRMKKLTFTQGKLLIKLIDRECNSTSYELVQAFLGPVRAGFYQAFAWAFGSSLKKRYEPNGADRLVERIVLQVEAGQL; from the coding sequence ATGAGTAAACGATTGCTTTTCACACTTGGAACACTTCTGTTGCTTTCTACAGCTGCAACAGCCCAAGACCATATCAATCCCGAAGATCGTATGGTAGATATGGACTCTCCTACGTTTGTACCTATGGTTCATATAGGGAAAGCGAAGGTAGGAGCTGATAGCATTCAATATGTGAAAACAAACAAGATTTATGTCTTTCCGCCTCTGGAATTCAAGAATAAGGCACAAGAAACAGCCTACTATCGATTGGTTTATAACATCAAAAAGGTATTGCCAATAGCCAAGGAGTGTAACCAGATTATTCTCGAAACGGGTGCTTATCTTGAGACGATTCCTACTAAGAAAGAGCGTGACGAACACATGAAGAAGGTGGAGAAAGAAATCTGGAACACCTATAAGCCACGTATGAAAAAACTGACCTTCACGCAAGGAAAACTGCTTATCAAGCTCATCGATCGTGAGTGTAATTCAACTTCATACGAACTTGTACAAGCTTTCCTCGGTCCTGTGCGAGCAGGTTTCTATCAAGCCTTTGCTTGGGCTTTCGGTAGTAGTTTGAAGAAACGCTACGAGCCAAATGGAGCAGACAGACTTGTAGAGCGCATTGTATTGCAGGTTGAGGCTGGACAATTGTAA
- a CDS encoding DUF2851 family protein: protein MEQLIHYVWKHKLFPLTGLKTTDGQEVEVIDPGLHNHNAGPDFFNAKVKIGGTLWVGNVEIHDRASDWFLHRHDRDPNYNNVILHVAESIDVDVKTRRGDYPPQMRLQVPTAVREHYEELLTTDEYPACYRIIPSLSKLMIHSWMSALQTERLEQKTEAIAQRVKDCDGSWEAAYFVTLARNYGFGINGDAFETWAKLIPLQSVAHHRDNLMQIEAFFLGQAGLLDTAAIPERYQQQSLNDSYFTELKSEYQYLAHKFGLQAMDANQWRFLRLRPQNFPHIRIAQLARLYYEQRAGLSQLLECESVKQVRELLATQVTHYWETHYVFGEDSIKSEKKLSAASLNLQIINTVAPILFAYGKHKNAEKYCERAFDFLEALKAEDNHIVRMWKEVGLMVETAGDSQALIQLKKAYCDRKDCLRCRIGYEYLKGELIIKGLRELG, encoded by the coding sequence ATGGAACAACTCATCCATTACGTATGGAAACACAAGCTGTTTCCGTTGACAGGGCTTAAAACCACTGACGGACAGGAGGTGGAGGTCATTGACCCTGGGTTACATAATCACAACGCTGGCCCTGACTTCTTCAATGCGAAAGTAAAGATTGGCGGAACATTGTGGGTGGGTAATGTGGAGATACACGACCGTGCGTCTGACTGGTTTCTACACCGACACGATCGCGACCCAAACTATAACAATGTTATCCTTCACGTGGCTGAGTCTATCGACGTTGATGTTAAGACACGAAGGGGCGATTATCCGCCACAGATGCGACTGCAAGTGCCAACGGCTGTGCGAGAACATTACGAAGAACTGCTCACAACTGACGAATATCCTGCTTGTTATCGTATCATTCCAAGTCTGTCAAAACTAATGATTCATTCGTGGATGAGTGCCTTACAGACAGAAAGGTTGGAACAGAAGACAGAGGCGATAGCCCAACGAGTGAAGGATTGTGACGGCTCTTGGGAAGCAGCCTACTTCGTAACACTTGCCCGCAACTATGGTTTCGGCATCAATGGAGACGCTTTCGAGACATGGGCTAAGTTGATTCCTTTGCAGAGTGTGGCTCATCATCGGGACAATCTCATGCAGATTGAAGCCTTCTTCTTGGGGCAAGCTGGATTGTTAGATACAGCAGCTATCCCCGAAAGATATCAACAGCAGTCACTGAACGACAGCTATTTCACAGAGTTGAAAAGTGAATATCAGTACTTAGCACATAAGTTTGGACTACAAGCGATGGACGCTAATCAATGGCGGTTCCTCCGCTTACGACCACAGAACTTTCCGCATATCCGTATCGCACAACTTGCTCGACTCTACTATGAACAGCGGGCAGGATTGTCACAGTTATTGGAGTGTGAGAGCGTTAAGCAGGTCAGAGAACTGTTGGCAACACAGGTGACACACTACTGGGAGACGCATTATGTCTTTGGAGAAGATAGTATAAAGAGTGAGAAGAAACTTTCAGCAGCATCGTTAAATCTGCAGATTATCAACACTGTTGCACCGATCCTCTTCGCATACGGCAAACACAAGAACGCAGAGAAGTACTGTGAACGTGCCTTCGACTTCCTCGAAGCATTAAAAGCAGAGGATAATCACATCGTAAGGATGTGGAAGGAAGTGGGGTTAATGGTAGAAACTGCGGGCGATTCACAGGCACTCATACAGCTTAAAAAAGCGTATTGTGACCGAAAAGATTGCCTCCGCTGTAGGATAGGTTATGAGTATCTGAAGGGGGAACTCATCATTAAAGGGTTAAGAGAATTGGGATAA
- the aspA gene encoding aspartate ammonia-lyase, producing the protein MEEKKFRVESDLLGELQVPEEAYYGVQTQRAINNYHISRKRMCDYPDYVVAIAYVKLAAVETNRQLGEISDEVADAMAQACRELIDGKMHENFVTDMVQGGAGTSVNMNANEVIANRACEIMGHKKGEFQYCSPNDHANCGQSTNDVYPTTIRLTMILLNKKLVASLSELIAAFRRKGEEFKHVIKMGRTQLQDAVPMTSGQEFNAFANTLEEEIANLNRNAALLHEINMGGTAIGTGLNAAPGFPRICAEKLSELTGMEFVAGADLVEATPDTGAYVSYSSALKRLAVKLSKICNDLRLLASGPRCGLNEINLPPMAPGSSIMPGKVNPVIPEVTNQTCFKVIGNDTTIMIAAEAGQLQLNVMEPIITECLIEDLTWLPNAMDTLREKCIDGITVNKERCLDMVKHSIGIVTALNPYIGYKNSTKIAKEALATGGSVYDLVLEHKILSKEKLDAILSPEHMLKQEERIK; encoded by the coding sequence ATGGAAGAAAAGAAATTTCGTGTAGAAAGCGACCTCTTAGGTGAACTTCAAGTTCCAGAAGAGGCTTATTATGGTGTGCAGACTCAGCGTGCTATCAACAACTATCACATCTCGCGTAAGCGTATGTGTGATTATCCAGACTATGTTGTTGCGATTGCTTACGTCAAATTGGCTGCCGTAGAAACTAACCGTCAGCTCGGTGAAATCAGTGACGAGGTGGCTGATGCGATGGCTCAGGCATGCCGTGAGTTGATTGATGGCAAGATGCACGAGAACTTTGTGACCGATATGGTACAAGGAGGTGCGGGCACATCTGTCAACATGAATGCCAATGAAGTAATTGCTAACCGTGCTTGTGAGATTATGGGTCACAAGAAAGGTGAGTTCCAGTACTGTTCTCCTAACGACCATGCTAACTGTGGTCAGTCAACGAATGATGTCTATCCAACTACTATTCGTCTGACAATGATCCTTCTAAACAAGAAACTTGTGGCTTCTTTGAGCGAACTCATTGCTGCTTTCCGCAGAAAGGGTGAGGAGTTTAAGCACGTCATCAAGATGGGTCGTACACAGCTTCAGGATGCTGTTCCTATGACAAGCGGTCAGGAGTTCAATGCCTTTGCCAATACTTTGGAGGAGGAGATAGCGAACCTTAATCGTAATGCAGCTCTCTTGCACGAAATTAATATGGGTGGTACTGCTATCGGAACGGGTCTGAACGCTGCTCCTGGTTTCCCAAGGATTTGTGCAGAGAAACTCAGCGAATTGACAGGAATGGAGTTCGTTGCAGGTGCTGACCTTGTTGAGGCTACCCCTGACACAGGTGCTTATGTAAGCTATTCAAGTGCTTTGAAGCGTCTGGCTGTTAAGCTTTCTAAGATTTGTAATGACCTTCGTTTGTTGGCTTCTGGTCCTCGTTGCGGTCTGAATGAAATCAATCTGCCACCAATGGCACCGGGTTCAAGTATTATGCCGGGTAAGGTGAACCCAGTTATTCCAGAAGTAACCAACCAGACTTGCTTTAAGGTTATCGGTAATGACACTACCATTATGATTGCTGCAGAGGCTGGACAATTGCAGTTGAACGTGATGGAGCCTATCATCACAGAGTGCCTAATTGAGGATCTTACTTGGTTGCCAAATGCAATGGATACCTTACGTGAGAAATGTATCGATGGTATCACAGTGAATAAGGAGCGTTGTCTTGATATGGTTAAGCACTCTATTGGTATCGTAACAGCACTTAACCCTTACATCGGTTATAAGAACAGCACGAAGATTGCCAAGGAAGCACTTGCAACAGGTGGCTCTGTTTACGACCTAGTACTCGAGCATAAGATTCTCTCAAAGGAGAAACTTGATGCTATCCTATCACCTGAACACATGCTTAAACAAGAGGAGCGAATCAAGTAA
- a CDS encoding WbqC family protein, which translates to MAYLDNSNIGNLTPPPSEGLGEVLLSSAYFAPIQWYQKLNRYDSCLIEQHDNFVKQTYRNRCVIASANGPQTLSIPVEKFETLKCPMKDVRISDHDNWRHQHWNALLSSYGESPFFEYYEDDIRPFFERKWKYLYDFNWEITLKMCELIDIMPCMRRTDTYQKDVADGTDDFREVIRPKHPGVDTDFVPRRYYQVYQQKFGFLPNLSILDLLFNEGNESVLYL; encoded by the coding sequence ATGGCATATCTTGATAATAGTAACATCGGTAACTTAACACCCCCTCCTTCGGAGGGGCTTGGGGAGGTCTTGCTCTCCTCTGCTTACTTTGCGCCTATTCAATGGTATCAGAAGTTGAACCGCTATGACAGCTGTCTGATAGAGCAACATGATAACTTTGTTAAGCAGACTTACCGCAATCGTTGTGTAATCGCTTCTGCAAATGGTCCACAAACCCTCTCTATTCCTGTCGAGAAGTTTGAGACTTTGAAGTGTCCGATGAAGGATGTGCGTATCAGCGACCATGACAATTGGCGTCACCAGCACTGGAATGCGCTGTTGTCGTCTTATGGTGAGAGTCCGTTCTTTGAGTATTATGAGGATGATATACGCCCGTTCTTTGAGCGGAAATGGAAGTATCTCTATGATTTCAATTGGGAGATAACTCTGAAAATGTGCGAACTCATCGATATTATGCCCTGTATGCGTCGCACAGATACCTATCAGAAGGATGTTGCCGATGGAACCGATGATTTCAGAGAGGTAATTCGTCCGAAACATCCAGGTGTCGATACCGACTTCGTTCCTCGTCGTTACTATCAAGTTTATCAACAGAAGTTTGGCTTCCTGCCCAACCTTAGTATTCTTGACTTGCTTTTTAATGAGGGTAATGAGAGTGTACTATACTTATAA